In one window of Vanrija pseudolonga chromosome 5, complete sequence DNA:
- the mtr_23 gene encoding N amino acid transport system protein, with the protein MSLSPLSPIQAEVAAHQSPAQTLQDDALDRSRNAQPLEICLFHAFIERLRESRDPRPIPDSPWTVIFKKLTGRGDSVVYPNAPIPTATSINSPGEEELKVATPVDEKAEADSSSPALQPPSDLDILNQKETAYRLLRVAPWQVVFFLVTTDVLGPVSAPMAFAELGYGPGVLVYSFFFILAFASGQILWRMYLHLDSELYPITCYADIGERTFGPFVRHLFNLLQSLQLLFNVAVLIVGNGQALAAIINYKFCYVGLNVLWAVAGALVGQVKRLRSFAPFTTINIFLSLTGMGIVLAGIATYPPIPQMSGHLDLSEPIIRSGWVPEYTVGWYSQVGGVQLAVFAYGGAMIFPEFLAEMRRPNDFWKAAFFSQFLCYSLYMFFGLLVYSYQGQYTSILPSLNFANAPLQLAANVIGLVATGIAGVLYANIGVKVFYQNVLREYFNAPALTTRHGSVIWSITMSLYWAFAWVVGSAVPNLNALVTLIGAACILQFTYTFPPILLLGFWVQKDAIVEDRPWQPGQLAWSNRVDTWRDVSRWKRGFAPYWYAKVGFIVVFLAALSLAGLGIYAGVEIAIQAFDASATTSFSCRAPGQP; encoded by the exons ATGTCGCTGTCGCCCCTCTCGCCTATCCAGGCCGAAGTCGCTGCTCACCAGAGTCCAGCACAGACGCTGCAAGACGACGCCTTGGACC GCAGCCGCAACGCACAACCCCTCGAAATCTGCCTCTTCCACGCGTTCATCGAGCGGCTGCGCGAATCGCGGGACCCCCGTCCGATTCCCGACTCGCCGTGGACCGTCATCTTCAAGAAGCTCACGGGGCGTGGCGACAGTGTCGTCTACCCGAATGCGCCCATCCCGACGGCCACCAGTATCAACTCGCCCGGGGAGGAGGAGTTGAAGGTTGCAACCCCGGTGGatgagaaggccgaggcggactCGTCGAGCCCTGCCCTCCAACCACCGAgcgacctcgacatcctGAACCAGAAGGAAACCGCTTACCGCCTCCTCCGTGTAGCCCCCTGGCAAGTggtcttcttcctcgtcacgaccgacgtcctcggccccgtcTCCGCCCCCATGGCgttcgccgagctcggctaCGGCCCTGGCGTCCTGGTGTACAGCTTCTTCTTCATCCTCGCCTTTGCCTCGGGGCAGATCCTCTGGCGCATGTACCTGCACCTCGACTCGGAGCTATACCCTATCACCTGCTATGCCGACATTGGTGAGCGCACGTTTGGGCCGTTTGTTCGCCACCTGTTCAATCTCCTGCAATCTCTTCAGCTGCTCTTCAACGTCGCAGTGCTTATTGTTGGCAACGGGCAGGCCCTAGCGGCTATCATCAACTACAAGTTTTGCTACGTCGGCCTCAACGTGCTGTGGGCAGTGGCCGGAGCACTCGTCGGCCAGGTCAAAAGACTGCGCAGCTTTGCGCCTTTCACCACCATCAACATCTTTCTCAGCTTGACTGGCATGGGAATCGTCCTCGCGGGCATTGCGACCTATCCGCCGATCCCGCAAATGTCAGGCCACCTTGACCTGTCCGAGCCAATCATTCGCTCGGGATGGGTTCCTGAGTACACTGTGGGCTGGTATAGCCAGGTCGGCGGTGTCCAGCTGGCCGTGTTCGCCTACGGCGGGGCAATGATCTTCCCCGAATTCCTCGCCGAAATGCGCCGCCCAAACGACTTTTGGAAGGCGGCATTCTTCAGCCAGTTTTTGTGTTACTCGCTCTACATGTTCTTTGGCCTGCTCGTGTACTCGTA CCAAGGGCAGTACACGTCCATCCTTCCGTCTCTCAACTTTGCGAacgcgccgctgcagctcgccgccaatgTCATTGGGCTGGTCGCCACTGGCATCGCTGGTGTCCTCTACGCCAACATTGGAGTCAAGGTGTTCTACCAAAACGTCTTGCGCGAGTACTTTAACGCCCCCGCGCTCACCACCCGCCACGGGTCGGTCATTTGGTCCATCACAATGTCACTCTACTGGGCCTTTGCGTGGgtcgtcggctcggctgTCCCCAACCTCAACGCCCTGGTGACTCTTATCGGTGCGGCTTGCATCCTTCAGTTTACGTACACCTTCCCTCCGATTctgctcctcggcttctGGGTGCAAAAGGACGCCATTGTGGAGGATCGGCCATGGCAGCCGGGTCAGCTCGCGTGGTCCAACCGGGTCGACACTTGGCGAGATGTGTCGCGTTGGAAGCGGGGGTTTGCGCCGTACTGGTACGCCAAGGTCGGTTTCATCGTCGTCTTTCTGGCCGCGCTAtcgctcgctggcctcgGCATTTATGCTGGTGTCGAGATTGCCATCCAGGCGTTTGatgcgtcggcgacgacgtcgttTTCTTGCCGTGCGCCTGGGCAGCCGTAG
- the PLCZ1 gene encoding 1-phosphatidylinositol 4,5-bisphosphate phosphodiesterase zeta-1, with protein sequence MGITSKLAALSPFGHKEHGDDEGEAFDPTSVAGGGLGHSQESDAQLRVSQRLRKFIADNGILDTEHAGVGSDDTPQALRDLVSRPHFRVPPAVIDRSHPLTDYYMSSSHNTYLLAHQLYGTSCPTGYEMALKTGARCVEIDAWDNSADQDEPKVTHGFTLVSSISFRSVCETIRDVVDAEQAEYEKNPHDRPAPIFLSLENHCGAHGQQRLVDIMNEVWGDRLLGAAARAKGHQEEIDDSVRVRLDELESKICVMVEYHFDDEPDGEDGDEGGDEDAGADPDADADQAKAYDAQKKAAAAKAKAIIPALASIGVYAQSVKPPNNSWFESSLDKAPHNHLINISESALGAHLPAQASKIANHNAQHLMRVYPRGTRIRSSNLRPVPFWGIGAQVCALNWQRFGVNMQLNHAMFAGTDGYVLKPAYLRGNPIPALPTGRRRLRLRVAGASDAPPFTAPYVSCVLIHPNDLKNDPPKRKTGKDREENVDPMWDETLEWEYDESELVFLRILLKSDEKMARNPVLTATTLRLLYAVPGWSFMRMWDLGGHLTKTSLLVHIDIEEI encoded by the coding sequence ATGGGCATCACAtccaagctcgccgcgctaTCACCCTTTGGCCACaaggagcacggcgacgacgagggcgaagCCTTTGACCCGACTTCGGTCGCCGGCGGTGGCCTCGGACACAGTCAAGAATCCGACGCCCAGCTGCGCGTGAGCCAGCGCCTGCGCAAGTTTATCGCCGACAATGGCATCCTCGACACTgagcacgccggcgtgggcagcgacgacacgccacAGGCTCTCAGAGACCTCGTCTCACGCCCACACTTTCGCGTCCCACCGGCCGTCATCGACCGCTCCCACCCGCTCACCGATTACTACATGTCGTCGAGTCACAACACGtacctcctcgcgcaccaGCTGTACGGCACATCTTGCCCGACAGGCTACGAAATGGCCCTCAAGACAGGCGCGCGCTGTGTTGAAATCGACGCGTGGGACAACTCGGCCGACCAGGACGAGCCCAAGGTCACGCACGGCTTCACCCTCGTGTCGAGCATTTCGTTCCGGTCCGTGTGCGAGACGAttcgcgacgtcgtcgacgctgaGCAGGCCGAGTATGAGAAGAACCCACACGACCGCCCCGCACCCATCTTCTTGTCGCTGGAGAACCACTGCGGCGCGCatgggcagcagcggctcgTCGACATCATGAACGAGGTCTGGGGTGATCGACtgctcggcgcagcagcacgggCCAAGGGCCACCAGGAAGAGATTGACGACAGCGTTCGCgtgcgcctcgacgagctcgagtccAAGATCTGTGTCATGGTCGAGTACcactttgacgacgagcccgacggcgaggacggggacgagggtggcgacgaagacgccggcgccgaccccgacgccgacgccgaccaggccAAGGCATACGACGCGCAAAAGAAGGCCGCtgcggccaaggccaaggccattATCCCAGCACTCGCATCCATCGGCGTCTACGCGCAGAGCGTCAAGCCTCCCAACAACTCGTGGTTCGAGTCGTCGCTGGACAAGGCACCCCACAACCACCTCATCAACATCTCCGAGtctgccctcggcgcccaccTTCCAGCGCAAGCCAGCAAGATTGCCAACCACAATGCTCAGCACCTGATGCGTGTCTACCCCCGCGGCACCCGCATCCGCTCGTCCAACCTCCGCCCGGTGCCATTCTGGGGCATTGGCGCTCAGGTCTGTGCCCTCAACTGGCAGCGTTTCGGCGTCAACATGCAGCTCAACCACGCCATGTTTGCGGGCACCGACGGCTACGTACTCAAGCCGGCCTACCTGCGCGGGAACCCCATCCCGGCACTGCCCAccggtcgtcgacgccttcGCCTGCgggtcgccggcgcgtccgaTGCTCCTCCCTTCACCGCACCGTACGTCTCGTGCGTGCTCATCCACCCCAACGACCTCAAAAACGACCCTCCCAAACGCAAGACTGGCAAGGACCGAGAGGAGAATGTCGACCCCATGTGggacgagacgctcgagtGGGAGtacgacgagagcgagctcGTGTTCCTTCGCATCCTGCTCAAGAGCGACGAAAAGATGGCGCGGAACCCAGTCctcacggcgacgacgcttCGCCTCCTCTACGCTGTCCCCGGCTGGAGCTTTATGCGCATGTGGGATCTTGGCGGGCATCTGACAAAGACGTCATTGCTGGTCCACATTGACATTGAGGAGATATAG